The Nicotiana tabacum cultivar K326 chromosome 14, ASM71507v2, whole genome shotgun sequence genome contains a region encoding:
- the LOC107806849 gene encoding membrane protein PM19L-like produces the protein MARTVAKTLAAPLLFINLVMYLIVLGFASWCLNRFINGQTNHPSFGGNGATMFFLVFAILAAVLGIISKLIGAKHLRTWRNDSLAAAGSSAVIAWAVTALAFGLACKEINIGGWRGWRLRVLEGFVIVLGVTQLLYVLMLHAGWFSSTYGPGYRDTEYGVGGGVGEKGTTGVTGARV, from the exons ATGGCAAGGACAGTGGCAAAAACATTAGCAGCACCGTTGTTGTTTATTAACTTAGTAATGTATCTTATTGTTTTAGGTTTTGCTAGTTGGTGTCTCAACAGGTTCATTAATGGCCAAACTAATCATCCTA GTTTTGGAGGAAATGGAGCGACGATGTTCTTCCTCGTATTCGCAATATTAGCAGCAGTATTAGGAATAATATCGAAACTGATAGGTGCAAAACATCTAAGGACATGGAGAAATGACAGTCTTGCTGCTGCTGGTTCCTCTGCTGTAATAGCCTGGGCTGTGACTGCACTAGCATTCGG ATTGGCATGCAAGGAGATTAACATAGGAGGCTGGAGAGGATGGAGACTACGAGTTCTTGAGGGTTTTGTGATAGTACTTGGAGTAACCCAACTTCTCTACGTTCTAATGCTTCACGCTGGGTGGTTTAGCAGCACGTACGGTCCGGGATACAGAGATACTGAATACGGTGTCGGCGGCGGAGTTGGAGAGAAGGGTACTACTGGTGTCACCGGAGCTAGGGTTTAG